The genomic stretch AACAAGCCCATCTGGAAGCCAGCTCTGCAGACcatttccagagcagcaaacaaTACTGGTAAAGTAAAGACTgattcattaatttttttctttaatcatgTTATATTACTATTCCATAGAACACTGATATATTTAATTTACATGCCAGCATTTATATACCATGGAAAGAAACCAACAGGTGACACCCACTTCTGCAGAACACAACTGCAGTTCTCTAATTATTTCCTTTAAGTATTCTCTGTAAATGAAATGAGTCAGCTAAGCAGGACAGCATTGCCCTTTTTACAGCCTGCAggccccatggcagggatgtgTGGTGAGTGACAGGAACTGGTTAAGTCTGCATGCCAGTGGGAGcagtgaaataatttctcatGCTGAGGCTGCCTGTACAAGCTGAGGTTTCCCCCCACTCTCTGAGGAGATGCTGTTTTTCCTCTCCACACACTGggtgcagctggcagctcctggcagctaCAGGAAGTCTCTTGCCATAATCCACCACAGATTCCACTGAGCTTAAGCTCACATGTGATGCAGAGCGTCTATATTAGGTTCTCAAAGAAAAAGAGCACTGGGGATGCCTTGCTAATGCTTTGGTTGATGGTATTTGCCACAAAATTCGGCCACCATATCTTAGAGTGATTCCTCTGTCACTCTAAGTGCAGGTTTTGGCTTGATGAGACCATGGGAGAGGCCAGACTCTTCTTGTTGTTGTAAATAGTAGGGTTCTGATGTCTGTTGCTCACATTTACCTGCCCTGTCCAAGTCACATCTAAAATACCACTTATTCAGAGCCACCTCCTAATTAAAACCTTGGCAGGTTGCACCTAGAGTTCTCCTGTTTCAGCATATGCCTTTGCTGGCTCCAGGTCTTTTGAAATTCCTGGTCAAACACAATTTAGTATCCATCTGCCAGACTGCTCTGCCCCAAAGCACAAATTacaagcagctgatgctcatgTTAGGAATGTAAATACAACTGACTTCCAACCCACTAATCCATTAATTTCAACTCATTGATTCATTAATTTCAAATCATTAATTAAATTCAGTGATGATGAGATAgtctaaaaacaaaaaaaaccttgaaGGATGTTTTTCCAGACTTAGTCAATATGTCCACACTGTATCTTTTATATTCTTGTGTTTGTGTTGTATTGTTCTGTGTGCAATGTAAGAAAATAAGTCTAAATTAGGACAGATCTCTTAAAGGTCAAATATGAATACCAGGGAAAGGAAGACAGTCTCAGAGCCCTCACTTGCAGAGTAATTATTGCAAAGATTGTTTTCACATCTTCCTTCAGTGATGCTGAGCTCCCATGTCCTGCTTCCTTTTTCTGCATGAGGATATGAAAGGCTCAATCATATCATTTGCAGTTTACTCTCTGACTGTGGGCAGGCATTGTTGCTGGAGATGCCACAATGGAGAAGGTGTTGGCCTGCTCCAATCACATCCTCTGAGTTGTGAATCCCCTGAGTTTCTGGGCTGACCAGAGACAAGGGTTTTTTTACAGATCTGTTTTATGGACATTTGTGGGCCATTCAGACATAACCATTATGATCTATGTATTTTTCAGCTCCACACTTTGTGACTTCTCTTGCAGTCAGCTGTGGAGCTCCCAGCTAGATCTATTTCTAAAGCAAATGCAtacaaaatactaaaaataaaattaaaaaagaaaaacaactttaTGATTACTTGGATTCCAaatcctagaaaaaaaaaattaaaaattgtttgaaatCCATTTCGCAACTTCTCAGTACtaggaaagagaaataaaattgaagAACCTGTTCTGTACACATTGGCCAATGGACTGGaaagaaggatttttaaaaactctttcaGGTAGAATGAAAGGCTGTAAAAGATCAGACTTCCTGGCCAAGggaaagaagtatttttctgcttctgtaaTATCAGCCTTTTACCAAAATTAGGGAGAGAAGCAGGGAATTGCTTCCATTTTAAGTAGTACTGTCAGTGGCAGCACAAAAAAGTCTGAGCTCAACAGAAAATTTCAAGTTGCTGCTTCTTTGGAAATCTCTTTTCACAGAGATCTGGGGTCAAATTCTTTTCTAAGCTCTCTTGGCACCATACCAACAAAACCCTGCCAGTGTAATTGAGGgagccctgactcctgctcTCATCTGGACTGTGCTGTCTAGGTGTAGTCTGACCTTTCTTCACCCACACTGTGACCATCTCATGTGTGTGTTAGCCTGAGGAATAATGTCCTTGAGGATTGCTTTGAAGTGAGGTGCATATTGTAGTAGCAGACAGGAAATTGATTCCTTCTCTTTTAATCCGTACAAACCAAAACTCTCGCATTCCGTGCTCTCAAAAATCTGCTCATGTTTAATCCAGTGTAAATTAGAGCCTGCCAGCCACCAACTCTGTGCCTTTTCCAACTGTGTGCTGAGCTTCCTCTGCTGCCCTTAAATCAGAGAATGACACTGTGGGGTCACCTCCAGATCAGTCTGTTGAGGCCTCAGACgttttccctgcagctgcagaacgtgtctgtgctgagctgcaccaGGTCTTGGGGAAGAGCTTTGCAGAATTCAGCATAACTGTGCATTTCACTGAAAGATAAGGATTTTCTGGTTTAGGAACACAAATCCATTTCTTGATGCAGGTTGCCAGTGCTTTTGCCCTTCTCATAACACTGTTTCTTGAAGGCAAATCTTTTAAAAGGGACCTTTTAGTCTCTCCTGAAGATTACACTCTTGTAGGGGTCTTGCCTTGATCTGTAGATTTAATGGCTTAATAAGCGTTAGACACTCCTATTATGCAGTAACAAATAGGAATACAATAGTTTTATCAATATTTGgcacaattaatttttttttatgtgaaaCTAAATATTGATGCTGTCAAGTGACTGCAGCTTAAGGGCATAAATTACAAATATTCTCCTGTGAGCCTTGCTCAAATCGTGCATTCATATACAGTAACCATCTAATGTCTTTCTATTCCTGTAAGCTATATGATTTGATTGCCAGATTACATGGTTCTGTATTGTGCTTAGATGTCAgtgtttttattgttattacCAATATTATGTTTTATTCTTACTGTAAGTGGTAACAAAAAATTAACTGCTTCCTTACACTATAAAAAGAATACGGTCCCATTTACAGAATGTCtccaaacagaaaatatatttggaaaggaaaaagctgaataaataattcacaacatgATGGGTGAGTAGGTAAAAAGGTCTTTTGATGTATTTTGCTACTcaggaaaaaacagatttttaaaataaagtaactgcctattttaatggaaaacaaaagctctTCTAAAGAAGAATGATTGCAATCAGTGTATTTTTACCCATTCTGCACTTTTGTAGGTCATAGGACTTGTGAAAGTAATGAACCCATCCCTTTGGTTTTCCTGATTCTTGTCTTTGTTCCATCCTCCTATTTCTTCATTAGCTTATTTCTTGGCttattttctaaatgaaatGTCAACCCACCCGCCCAAAAGAAACCATAACATTTCAAGAATACCACACTACAGCAAAGTGAACTAGCCTGTCGGTAATATAAATAGAGAGTAAATAAATTGGTTAAAGACTTGGAATTCAAGTCTCCCATAATAAAACTGCCCATGGTTTCAGTGCATTATGCTCCGGATTTCCCCAGAAGAGCATCCCTGGGAAAATCAGCAAgtgcatttttctgttttctcacgAAACCGGAGCTCCCTCAACTCGCACGTGAACACCGCGGCCCGGTGCCGCTAAGCAGGGGGGGAGCCGGGCTGGCTCCGGCAGGGGCCGGGGGCAGCGCTCAGCGGCACCGTCGGCTCGAACCAGCACCGAGCCCAGCTCACACTGCCTTCTGCACCAAGGGGGCCGCTCCTGAACTGGAACCAGGCAAAATGACGGCCACTCAGGCTCTGGGCTGATCCACGTGAGGGGCGCTGGCTCGGGGGGCTGGCACACGGTGCAGCCGAGGGCGACGGGGCGGGTGAACCGGCGGGGGCACCCCCTGCGCCGTGCACCCTCACACCCTCACAGCCCCGCGCGGCAGCTCCCGTTCCGCGCAGGCCGCTCCGCGGCTgcagcgctgccgccgctcAGGGGCGGGGCCGCCCTTGTGCTTCCCGCCGTCAGCGGCTGCGCGCCCTCAGGCGCCCTCAGCATGGCCGGGGCGGCGCCGGACCCGCCGGGCCCGCCGGTGAAGGTGCTGGCGGCGCAGCTgcggcgggcggagcgcggcgcgggcggcacctgggagctgcagcgggcggcggcgggccgGGCTCCGCTGGCCCTGCGGGCCGTGTGGATGCAGGGCACCGTGCTCGAGGTGCGGCGCGGCGCCGAAGGCGGCACGGCCCGGCTGCAGGACGGCAGCGGCGCCTTCACCGTGCTGGGCGTGGAGCAGGTGCCGCAGGGCCGGCCGTGCCTCAGCGCAGGTACCGCGGGCCGGGGTCCCCCGCGGGCAGCGGGCCCTGTCCGTGTCCGCTCTAACGCGGTTCGGCTCATCCAGGCCCGGCCGCCGTGCCTGGCCCCCTGCAGGAGGCCCTGAACAAGGAGAGAGATTCTtctcctatttttcttttcgctatcttgctttcttttccttcttttcccttcacCAGAACTGCCAGTTCAAATGGAGAAGTGTTGGTCTGCAGTATTGCAGAAACTGTGGTACAAAATAGGCCCGTTGCTTAAAACTTCAGTCCTCTGACCTATCCTCAGTCCACTCACACAGCAGGataaatttgtgggtttttggcTCTTAACTCTATGTGGAAATGTAGTTGAATGTGCCGTAGAAGTGATTGTACAGATAACAAAGCCTTTTCTGAAATTTAGTTCTAAGCAATCTTCATTCCTTGAGTTTACTTACAAGTATTAGCATCTTCAATTTGCACTGTTTACTTGGCTTTAAGTAATTTGGCTTATGAATTTAAATGGTAATACAAAGGTTAATGAAATGTAATGCTTACTTGTTTTTTAGGGAAGTATGTAATGGTGATGGGTGTGGTGCGGTCCTGCAGTCCGGAGCCCATTCTTCGAGCAATAAAGATGACAGATCTCTCTGAAAACCCCATTCATAAGAATATGTGGAACCTTGAAGTGGAGGATTTGCACAGAGTCATCCCCTAATACTTTTACTTTCTGCCTAAAAGAACtggaaatttgttttcttttgctttttggtGCAGAACATTGGACTATTCTGTGTAACCACTCCTGGAGTAAACCAATGAGAAGCTGGGCTCAGTGAAACGTAGGGACCAGCGCTTATCTGATAATAATCACAGTTCATGTCTCCCAGTGTTTTTATACCAACATGTTTGAGCAGTGCCTATTTGATGTTTTGATGAAGATGTCCATGCCATTAAAAAGGCTGTATGTTTGTTTCTGTGTGTTAGCAGCTGTCTGGGGGGGCTCGTGTTGAGGCAGGTGTTTTACAGCAGGGTGTTCATGGCAGCAAGGGCTGCACAGCACTCGTGCTACCAGGGTGAACTCAGTACCTGGCATCAAGGCAAAATGTGTTTCAATCCATTTAGGCTGTGCTTGGAAAGAATTGTTTTCACCTGTGTTTTCTATTTCAGTAATCACCATGTTTTTAACTGCTTGTAAGACAGGTGTCTCTTGGTAACAATTAGCAGTGTCTTGTACTTAAAATACCTCTCTAGTTTCTGAAATACTGAGAGTGGTAATGACCCCTCTGTTTCAGTGAAGTGAAGTTAATGAAAAGATGTGATGCTGGATTCCTTGGAATAGATTCTCCAGGTGCAAGATGTAAATACTTTTTACCTCCAGAAACAAGTGTTCTATCCCTaagagcatttttctttttgaaggtttttttttccttccagtgtATGCTATTTTTAACTGTTATTTCTAGCATTCTGAGTTGTATTCTATTCTTATAattccttttctgaaaaaaatcaaactatgAAATCGTATCCAGAAACTTAAAAAGTAGAAATGTTACTACTCTTTATTTTCCATCTTGTCTAAAGAGAATTTGGGTCCTGACAAATGCATTGGAGTATCTGTGTGGAATGGTTTTGTGACTGGGGACTGTATTGTGCAGCAATAGAGTTATGTTAATGAGGAATGCATGTTGGAAGAGAAGAGACTCTGATTGAATGCTTTGCAATTTAAGATGAAAATCAAATTgtagtaattaattttttttaattggaccAGGTTTTCAAAGCATGTGGAAACTAACTAGCACCCTTTAAAGATTTGAGTTCTTTGCAGGCTAAGGGCTGGATATCAGAGTGCAATTCCAGTCCTGAGTTTGGTGTTTCAAACCAGATCACATCACAGGCAGTTGGATAGTGGAAGTCCTGTGCTCTTGAGATCCTGCTGATGAAGTGCCAAGACATACAAAGATAAAGACTTTTGGTAGTCTGGGTTTATTCCTTGTTTGTAATTCTGGAAAAAATCTGCTTGTGGAGTGCTGTAGCCTTCAGAAATAATTCATGTGACTGCCATATTGGCTGGTGACTAgttcatattaaaaattattttcctaggAGTTCAAAGCAAAAGACACTTGTAGCCAGGGTGAATGTTGTATTTCTAAACAAAAGGCTGCTGGAGATTGCTTTGACTCCCAGCTCTGTTGTACTTCACCTAGTGAGAGGCTGATGGTGGCTGTTTAAGGCTGGGCTGAAGGGCCTTATTTCTGGGTACTGGGAATTCTCCCTTTTCCTCACCTTGTGTCTCAAATTCTGCAGTTAGAACATGAGTTTGtgatttttattgctgttgcACAGCAGAATATGTAACTGAGGAGTTGCAGGATAAGGGGCTTCTGTAGCCCTGTGTTGAGGAGGAGGTCACAGCTGAGCTCTTGTTACATCTGTTTTGGGGTTGGTGTAATATGTTGAAATTCTGTGAACTTTATAGATGGTGGAGTTCTCTCTAAAGGACATGTTGGAGGTGAGTTGTAAGCACTAAAGCTGCACTGGGAAGCACCActggagctgtgtgctctgcagggacagctggtgTGGGCAGGTGTGCTCAGAGTGCTCTCACAGCAGCACTTAGGGCAGGAATTCCTGGGTGTGCTGTGGTGGGGACACCCATGAGATAGGCAGTGCATGGTATGTGTTTGCCATATAACACAGTTTATATACTGCATGATGCACCTGAGGCATAAACAGTTGCATTACTTCAGTCAAGGTGTTCAATAACGTGCAGTGTTGCCAGTAGTTATCTACTAAAAGTTTAGTCCTGGTAAAGCCAGGGCTAGTGCAGAGATAAAAGCCAGTTTTGAAGTACTGAAGCTGGTGGATTGATCTAATAAATGCTTCAGTCAAACCTTTCCAAGGTGATTCTTCTCCAGAGGTTCACATCCATGAGAAATCACAAAGATCTCTCAGTTGGCCCGAGGGCTGTTTGGTGGCGGGTGGCAACTGCCgtgcagggacactgctgtccctccctccaGGGACACCTGGAATGGGCTTCCCCACATCCCCCGTCTCTCTGCTGTTGTGTTTGCTGATAGGAGCTGCCATCTCTCTCTCGCCTCTGTTAGGCAGGAGGGTGATGTGTGGGCtccattttttaatttcccaaGTGTGACATTACTGTGCAGTAAATAAGGCATACTTAAAAAGTCTGGCCTGGATGGTTTTAGTGGTTCATTAAAAGGTTTACGCAGTTCAGTCAAAGAACCCTGTGgcctgtgacactgctgtgttTGTGGCAGGTATTTGGTGAACAGAGCATTTGCCTTTGCATTAACAGCAGAGTCAGACAGGGAGGAaaggcacagctcccagtgcagaAACATGGATATAATGCTTTATTTATGGCAGCTGTGATTCAGTGCTAATCTCCAATTACGAACATGACCTGGAACATTTCATTTAAGTGTGGggtcttttggaattttttttttctttttttttccctcacccCTGATGGTGGCTCTGTTAGCCCTGCTCAGTTCAGGTGGTGTCTCATACATGCCCTGTGTGCAGGCAGGTGCCCTGGGTCAGCAgggtgcccagcccagcccatgggGTCAGCAGGGTTTCCACCTGGCCTGTTGCTCTAGGGTTGGACTGGGGCTGGGTCTGGCTCCTGCTGAGCTTCAGGGCTTGAGGTGTGTCCAGGGCCTGTACAAGTTCCTGACTCTTTGAAGAGTATCTAGACAGGAACTGTGCATGTGGAGAACCTAGGAACAGCTCAGAGATACCAAACACTGGACTGAGTGACATGGCTGCAGTTAAAAATGTTTATTGGTGGTTAAATGGCTTCTTTATTATGAGTGATAAGTTATCTGCAGCTTTTAGAGGAGACCTGGTGTCTGCAGCCAGCTCAATGTTGTTGTCTGAAGTTAGGATTTGGTTAAATTCCTGCATTTCTGTATTGCTGACTGAGCTCTTCTCAGTCTTTTCCTCTACTTgctgatatttttctttgtttctgaaaCTGTCACCACAAGACATTTTTCAGAGATGGCTTGGTGTGCTTAGCTGGGGGGTGACGAGACATTCAGTGACTGGGGAGAAAATcatgtgttttttaaaatcagtaacTGGTATAAATATTCTGTAGCTTCCAGAAATACTTACTACTATTTTGGCTTTTTACAAGGGTGCAGGTATAAAATTATTACAGAGGAATATTTGATTTCTAGCATCTGATGTGTGTGGGAATGCTAAAAATTGCAGGACTTTTTCCTGACTAGTGTAGGAATCATGTTTCCATTTGTATCAAGCTAGAGAGTAAATGTTCAGAAAGCGAGTGCAGCTGCAAGCAGCACACACGAGATAAGAGGCAGCTGCTTGCTTTTTCTGTGAGCCAAACCCAACCAGTGCTAACTCTCTACAGAGGTCAGTGCAACTTTGTT from Ammospiza caudacuta isolate bAmmCau1 chromosome 17, bAmmCau1.pri, whole genome shotgun sequence encodes the following:
- the RMI2 gene encoding LOW QUALITY PROTEIN: recQ-mediated genome instability protein 2 (The sequence of the model RefSeq protein was modified relative to this genomic sequence to represent the inferred CDS: inserted 2 bases in 1 codon); translated protein: MMAEGDGAGEPAGAPPAPCTLTPSQPRAAAPVPRRPLRGCSAAAAQGRGRPCASRRQRLRALXGALSMAGAAPDPPGPPVKVLAAQLRRAERGAGGTWELQRAAAGRAPLALRAVWMQGTVLEVRRGAEGGTARLQDGSGAFTVLGVEQVPQGRPCLSAGKYVMVMGVVRSCSPEPILRAIKMTDLSENPIHKNMWNLEVEDLHRVIP